CAAAGGTGAACTTGCcagtgtaaaaaaataattagataaAAATTACCCATGGAAGTGTATTACTGGggtacagaaagagaaaaattaagtgTCTTCCTTACTCACTAGTGCCAAGCAGTCCATTTGGTAGTTCATAACAGCTGATAATCACACAGGAGACATTAGGGAAGGAAATACTTTAAATTCAGGAAGTTAAAATATCTTTGCTGATTGATCCTGATTTGTTGGAACTACTTAGCTGCTGGTGGATTTTAAAAGTGGTTCCAAAATAGGAAATCACAGGAGTTGAGTTGCTTTATCTGTTCATACTCAGGAGGTCTGCAAAGGAAGCCTGGTTTGCATTCCCATGGGCTTTGCTTTCCTGACAAGACTGTTCAAATACTTGACTTATGGTCCTCATGATTTTGGTGTCTGTGGGCTTTACTTGGCTGAACCTTTTTTTTCGCTGAAGGTCTTTTCACTCCAGTTTTGTGCTGGATGatctctcctgcctgccagaTGCTATTCCTGGTTTCTGtgaagctgcctctgctccttgTGCTCGATGCTCAGCTGACTGAAAGCTcaaactgctgctgcaccaCCACCAGGGGAATTGAGGACTCCCAGGAAAGCCTCCCCTGCCTCGGGGTGTTGATGATGTGGGGAACAGGCTGGTGGTGACAGGGAACAGCCGCTGGCTCTTCTGAAATTACAGCTCTGGGGATGGGAGTGGGAGCAGGCggccccacagctgccctgggctgtgtcccagggGTTGGATACCTGTGACCAGGGTTAAAAAAGCCCTGTGGATTCAGGactgggggacagcagggttgTTGGAGCTGTTTAAAAGTTGTTGGTGAGAGGTTTGGACACTGCTCTGAGGCGGCCGCTAGAGGCCCTGCCAAGCCCATCCCTTCGCTCGGCATCTCTGGGATGCTGAGTTTGCTCTCCCTGGAATCGACCCTTGTGCTTCCTCCAGAGCCCGCCACCACTCCTGACCCTTCATCCTCACTTCTGGGGGTCTGAGCTCTGGCCTGTCCTCTCGGTGTGGGAGAGGCTGGAACCACATATTGAACATACAGAATGGATTATCACAGAATGAAttatcacagaattgtttgggttggaagggacctctacAGCTCATCCAGTCCAACACCCTGCAGTGAGTGGGGACACCTTCAACTACATCAGGTTCCTCAGTTTGACAAAAGCCTGATTTAACCCTTAGCTTTATCAAGGGGAGCACAGAGATAATTCATACAGATGCCAGGATTCTGTTGATATCATCTATTACCAGCCCATGTGTCTATTTCAGCCTTTGaacaaaaaagcagcatttatttCCTGGACTAAGTGACAGATCTGTAGGAAAGTCAGGCTGGTGCCCTGCCTGGTTTCTCAGTGTGTATCTTGCAATTTTATGCTCACTGAGGCTAAAGTAAAACTTTATTGCACTTTTGTGTTTGGCATTTACATCCTGTTTATGTAAATTCTTCAAACAGCTTGATTTGTAGtagaggaaaacaattcttgctgtatctttttgtcttttgaagTGTCCATCCACTCTGGAAGAGGAGAACTTGTATGGAAATTAAGTAATTTGTCTGGATGTTTTTCTGAGACTTAACTTTGCAGTCTTCCAACAGATTCTGGTCTTGTCATTATCAAACCTCAGACTGCAAGTTTTATGCACTCATTTTTCTGCTTGGGTCTTAAAATTTTGGCTGCCTGACACTGTCTGAAAGGACAGGGCTAAGCTAGAAATTATTACTAAGATTTAGGAACTGTTTCTTGCATGTATGAATCTTATTAGTGAAATTTGGGAACTTTTTTGTGTGTATCACCTTGGTCAAGAGCAAAACGACAGCAGGAGTTTTGAGCAGCAGTGGTGGACTGGTTTTGGTAGGACTGTTCTGACAAACCATTTGTGCTGTGCTCATCCCTGGAAGCTGAAAGTGAGCTGCAAACTGGAGAATAATTTTGGTCTCCTCACAGCTTGTGTGTTCAAATTTAAACCATAGCACAGAGCCAAGAAGGTTGGAAACAAGATCTGGGAATAGCATCTCTTGTGTCCCCAACACTTGTCATCATTCAGTCTTAGCAGCTTGTCCTGAAAACCTTTCCAAGACAGCAACTGTGTCACTGGACACTTGTCTGCACCATGGAACACAACAGGGCACCTGCCACAACTTGGATTTTTCAGCCTGAAGCTGCCTCTGCACCAGGGATCTCAAGTGAAGCCAgagagggtgacagtgacattcCACTGGCTGTGGCCCCAGCAGTGACCAGGAGTTGCTCTGTGACCATTTTGAGTTCACCAAGGTTCAGTTCAGTTGGATCAAATCTCCCTAAAAATAGGGCTCTACTCCAGACTGGGTGGGTGCATTGCAGTGCAAATGGataagggaaaggaaaggagtgCAAAACAAGGTGGGATTATGTGAGGAATAAAAATGCTCCTGGAAATACTTTCCATTTCATCTGAGCTGTCATTCCTTCCTATGCCCCCTCCTCTGTATTAattcttccttctgtttttaGCTGCTTGTTGCCAAAAACTGGTGATTTTAAGGCAAAAGCTTTCTCACAGCAAACTGAGCCTGGTATGCAAGGGGAAATTGTTTATTCAGGAGTGTCTTCCTGCAGGAGGTAATTTGGAGGGGACAAGAGCAGTCAGACACAGGGAGGACACTTATTTAGGAAGGGTCTGAGATGTGCTGACCTCATGTTCTATATTTTGAGCCCCAGGGCCATGGTGGGCCTGTCCCTTAGGTGGGACATCTGGCCTGATGTAATGCCAACCTTGCCTTgaagcagggaaagcagcacaggcagTTCAGTCTACAGTTTGAACAGGAACCATCTGAGCATGATGCTCCCACCACAGTCCCATGGATCACATGGACTGgaaatggcttttattttgtaGGGATCTGAGGAGCACAGGGGTGTTTTGTTTGGCTGTAGTCAGTACACACAAACTAAGGGCAAAATGAACTCTGCTCTCCTTTACATCTCCAGCTCTGACAGCACAGGAGTCAGGAGGTGCAAGGGGAGATGTTCTGTGGAGTGAGGaactgcaggaggctgcagcagagcacagctgaagaACACTGGACTCTGTAGCCAGTGGCAGGCATGGGAAACCTCCTTACTGTGCTGTGAACAGGGATTCTGTGGTCCAGATAgccaaattatttctgtggatCTGAGGGAACTTTAGAGACAAGTCTAAATGTCAAAGATGTGTCTGAATCCATAATGCCAGGcctttgctgctctgcatcccaTCCTTCAGACAGGCAGCTTCTTCACACcatggctgtggcagagagggGATGTTCCTCAGGACGAAGGctgagaaaatgtaaaatcctGTTTCAAATGATTGTCCAAGATTCATGTCTGAGAGATTAGAACCTGATGAGTTCCCTGTTCCCACTGCtggccccagggagcagctggagctgcagctgtttctgTGGGGATGTGAGGAGCAGAGTGCAAATATCAGCCAGGGAGAGGCAATGCTTGTGTcccgggctggctgcagagcagctcttcagAAAGAGGACTCAGGATGGATCTCAAATGTTCATTGCAGTGTATTAGATCAGCCAGGTGCTTAAGGGTGGTGAGTAGATGATGCAGGAGCTCTGATCCTTTAATAGGGGTGTTTGCCTGGTGGCCTCCAGggagctttcttttttttcgGGCGTTGATTTGCAGCCAGGAATTTCTTGAAATCTTTCTCCTGcaattttacagtattttcGTTACTATTGGAGGTCAGAGCTTCAGGTGCTGTTTGGGAAGTGGGTGTCTCCTTCTTGCACCTGGCACATCCAGGACTCACAATATAGAGGACTTTCAGCTTGGAGTGTGTGACCCAGTCCCTCATGCTGTCCAGGACGATGGGCAGCACGCTCACCACCCCTCCATAGCGATGCTGCGCTTCCTCCAGGCTCAGGTGGTTCACAACACCGTGGGGGTacctgtgggacacagggaaaCAACTGCAGCCATTCCCCAAAAGCACAGAGACAGCTGTACACGGATTGAGGAGTCCTGCCAAAAACCACTCTGGCACAGGTCTGGAGTCTTGGACAGGACACACAGACTGCCCTGCAGAAACTGGCcaagtgcagagcagcagcagcagcaggaaggagcaggaagctgcctgagcactgcaggggcCTCAGggtgctcccctgccctgccatgcaCCCAAGAGAGGATGGACAAACAGAGCAGCACTCTGTGTGCaggacactggcacaggcagctgggcagCGCCTTGTACCCTCCCTACAGCCAGCAAGGGGCTGGGACAGAAGCCAGGGGGAAAtgtgcagtgccagccccagcagcgaCAGGCAaaggccaggggctgggctgggctgggctggggaggcaccTACGTGGCTCGAAGGGCAGTGAGGTCGTTGCTGTCGTTCAGGAGCAATTTGCACTTCTCCAAAAGGCCGTTGGTGACGCTGTCCCCAGCGTGCACCGTCTCCATCCTCTGGCACAGGCAGCGCAGCTCGTTGCACAGGGACACGAACATGTTGAGGATGCGCCTGTCTGTGGAGTTGTAGCAGTGGTGGTCCTTGTAGCACTGCACCTGCACAGGAGGAAAATGTGCTGCTGAAAACGGCAGAATGGGAACATCTCAATGGCAAAAAATGGCTCAGTGCAATGTCTGCCACAATCCTCTTCAAGGCAATGAGCAAAGCCCTTCTGCTGTCAGGGAGAGGCAGCCCTTGGAAAGGACAAGCAGCCCATTGTGTGCCCCACTCCTGACAGCAGCCTGGCTTGCACTCTGCTTTGGCATCCATCTGGCTTTTGGGCCCGAGTTCTGCTGTCTCAAATCCACAATTCTGATTTGATTtagatttttcttccccctctgtCTCCAGGTGGTCTAAGTTCTACTTTTCTGTACAGCCTGCTATAAAAATTCCCAGCCAATTCACTTAGCAGCCCAGCAAGGCCCTTGCCCACGTGGGACTCTCAGCCCTCAATCCATCATCCTCCCTGTGTAACACagccattatttttaataagcacTACAGAAAGATACAGCAGCACCAATACCAGGGGGAAGAGCCAGGCACgctgcttcccacaggctgAGCATTACAGATTCCATGTGTGCCTGGGGAAGGAGCCTTGCTCTCACTGTTTTCCTGTAGCCTGTGCTTCTGGCTgggccccagcagtgcccagctaCAGCACAAAGTGCTGCTCAGCCTTGAGATTCCTGCCGAGATCACGGCAGGCCCCACACAGGTGATCTCTCCCCACCCCTTCCGTCACACACCAACCTTCCTGCTTGGCACTTCTTGTCCATCTTCCCTCCAGGAGAAACCTttgtgcagccccaggagccctcCAGCCCCgtgctgtccctgtggccaCGGCAGGGAGCTCTTGGTGCTGAGGGCTTTGTACCTGGACAATGGATGACACAGGTCTGATCATGTCATGGGCTTCCTCCCGCGTGCGCTCCAGGGCTCTGATGAAGgtgaactgctgctgctggaagagctTGTACTTCTCCTCGATCTTCTTCAGGG
This window of the Camarhynchus parvulus chromosome 17, STF_HiC, whole genome shotgun sequence genome carries:
- the LOC115910935 gene encoding sperm acrosome-associated protein 9-like; protein product: MNEVVETLKKIEEKYKLFQQQQFTFIRALERTREEAHDMIRPVSSIVQVQCYKDHHCYNSTDRRILNMFVSLCNELRCLCQRMETVHAGDSVTNGLLEKCKLLLNDSNDLTALRATYPHGVVNHLSLEEAQHRYGGVVSVLPIVLDSMRDWVTHSKLKVLYIVSPGCARCKKETPTSQTAPEALTSNSNENTVKLQEKDFKKFLAANQRPKKKKAPWRPPGKHPY